Within the Maridesulfovibrio zosterae DSM 11974 genome, the region TCTACGCGGTGTAACAGAACCTGTCTTTGCCAAGGTTAGACAGTATCTTCCCTTTGTAAATATCAGCGGTTTTGATCTTTCTCCCATTGTTGTATTGTTGGTGATTCAGATGATTGACATTATTTTGGTGGGAAATCTGACTAGATTGGCTTATGGAATGTAACACTCGGAGGTGGGTATGAGTCTTTCAAAGATTGACTTACTCAATAAAAAATTCTCCAAATCATTATTCGGGTATTCAAAAAGCGAAGTTGACCAGCTGATGATTGAGCTTGCTGACGTTCTAGGCTCTACTGCCGATGAAAAAAAGCAGCTTTTGAAAAAGGTCGGTCGTCGCGAGAATACCATCACCGAGTTCCGTCAGCGTGAAGAAACTCTGCGGGACACCTTGATGACTACCCAAAAAATGGTTGACGATCTCAAAGCCGCAGCCAGAAGAGAAGCTGAGGTTATTATTAATGAGGCTCATTCTAGAGCTGAAGTTATTTTACAGCAGGCTCATAACCGTCTGGCGCAAATCCATGAAGATATAAATGAGTTGAAAAGGCAAAGGACGAGATTTGAAGTGGAGCTTAAGGCATTGCTTGAATCTCATCTCAAAACCCTTGAGATCGGGGATCCCGAGCTTGAGAAGGTTGAAGCCATCGAATCAAAACTTAAATTCTTCAAAAAAGCCAAGTGAACGAAGTTATAACTGAACTCCCATCTTACATAAGGCAATGCGGAAGCCAATCGTGGAAGGTTTCCGTATGGGTACAGCCCGGTGCTAAAAATGTGTGTATTATCGGTGAGTATCAGGACAGTGTACGGGTTAAAATAAACGCACCCGCTGTAGATAACAAAGCTAATAAGGCTCTTGCCAAATTTATTGCAGCCCGTCTGGGCCTTAAAAATCGCAATATTTCCATTGCATCAGGACAAACCAACCGTAAAAAGGTTTTACTGGTTGAATCCGATGTTGAACCGCATTGGGCTGGTATTATTCCGTCAAATGCATGAATTGCAACCCTTTCAAAGGAGTTTCAAATGGAACAGAGAGAAATTGATCTGATCGAGAATCTAGTTGGACAGGACAGTGACATCAGTGCTCTATGGACCCAGCACAACGAATACAAGAAACTCATTGATAAGTTGGAAGCTAAATCTTTCTTGAGCGAAACAGAAATTCAGGAAGTTAAGGCGCTGAAAAAAAAGAAACTCGCTGGTAAGACAAAGTTGCAATCTTTGCTCGACAAGCATAAATAGAAGGGAGATTTGCCATGGAGCTCACCGGAGCTCAGATATTTCTTGAATGTCTGAAAAAGGAGGGTGTAGACGTCGTTTTCGGGTTCCCTGGAGGAGCTGTAATCGATATTTACGACGAGCTGCCCAATTATCCGTTTAAGCACATTTTGGTAAGGCACGAACAAGGGGCAATCCATGCCGCAGACGGCTATGCTCGCGCTACTGGCGATGTAGGAGTCTGTCTCGTGACCTCAGGGCCGGGAGCAACAAATACTGTAACAGGTATTGCGACTGCATATATGGACTCGATTCCGGTGGTTATATTTACCGGACAGGTCCCAACTCCGTTAATTGGAAATGATGCTTTTCAGGAAGTTGATATAGTTGGGATCACAAGACCTTGTACAAAGCATAACTATCTGGTCAAAGATATAAAAGATCTGGCTTTTACCGTCCGGCAGGCATTTTATCTAGCCCGCACAGGCAGACCCGGTCCGGTTTTGGTCGATTTGCCTAAAGATATTATGCAGCAGAAATTCGAGTTCGTATGGCCCGAAGATGTGTCGCTACGAAGCTATAACCCGAATCTGAAACCGCATACGCGTCAGATAAAAAAAGTCGCTAAATTAATCGAAAAGGCTGAAAGGCCCTTGATTTATGCTGGCGGAGGGGTTATCAGCTCTGGAGCTGAGGATGAATTGACATGGCTCGCTAAGAGTCTGAACATTCCGGTGACTGCAACTCTCATGGGGCTGGGCGCCTTTCCTGGCAATGACCCGCTTTGGCTGGGAATGCTGGGAATGCATGGAACCTATGCCGCAAACATGGCTATCAATAATGCGGACCTCGTCTTGGCAATCGGGGCGAGGTTCGATGACCGTGTTACTGGAAAAGTCAGTACATTTGCCCCTAAAGCCACTCTTGTTCATATCGATATTGACCCCACTTCAATTCAAAAGAATGTAGCTGTACATGTTCCGCTTGTTGCAGATTGTAAGAGCGCACTGTCAGCTTTAAAGAGTGAAATGGAGCTTAAGTCAAAGTCAATTGACTGGGAAGTTTCTCATGCCGTGTGGGTTCGGCAGGTTCAGGAATGGTCTGAAATTCATCCCCTGCGTTATAAAAAAGGTAGCAAATTTATTAAGCCTCAATTTGTTGTTGAAAAGGTTTATGAAATCAGCAACGGGGACGCAATTATTGCTACCGAAGTCGGTCAGAATCAGATGTGGGCTGCTCAATTTTACAAGTTTAAACGTTCCAAATCATTTCTTTCATCTGGTGGATTAGGCACTATGGGCTATGGTTTTCCCGCGGCGATTGGTGCACAGATGGCTTTCCCTGACAAGCTCGTTGTTAATATTGCCGGAGACGGATCAATTCAGATGAATATTCAGGAAATGATGACTGCTGTCTGTAACAACCTTCCCGTAAAAATTGTTATTTTAAATAACGGATATCTCGGAATGGTCCGCCAGTGGCAGGAACTTTTTTACAACCGAAATTACTGCGAAACATGTATGGATGCTCAGCCTGACTTTGTTAAGCTTGCAGAAGCATACGGTGCTGCGGGTTTTCGTGTTACCGAAGAGAAGGATGTCGAACCGGTATTAAAAGAGGCTTTTGCTCTGAATAAACCTGTTATTGTCGATGTCCGTGTTGATCCGGAAGAGAATGTGTACCCCATGGTCCCTGCCGGTGCTTCGTTAACCGATATGCTACTCGTTTAGGAGGATGTCATAAATGAGACATACTTTATCCGTTACAGTGGAAAACGAGCCCGGAGTTCTTTCCAGAGTAGTAGGACTTTTCAGCGGGCGCGGATTCAATATTGAATCCCTTAATGTTGCTCCCACTTTGGAAGAGGGCGTATCCCACATGACCATCAGCACTATCGGCGAAGAGCAGATAATTGAGCAGATCGTAAAGCAGCTCAGAAAGCTCGTGACTGTGATTAAGGTTGTTGATCTTACGGAACATAAATCCGTTGAAAGAGAAATGGCCATTCTCAAAGTTAACGCTGAAGATGCAAAACGTGCGGAAATTCTTCGTATTGTTGATATCTTCCGCTGCAAAGTTGTTGATGTGAGCGTGGATGAACTCTCAATTGAGATTACTGGCGATAATGGCAAGATTGAAGCCATTATCAATCTGCTGTCCCGCTTTGGAATCAAGGAAATCGCCCGCACAGGAAGCGTTGCTATGAAGCGCGCCTTGCAAATTTAGTTAAATTTCAAACAAATTCGGCACAGTTTGTAGCTCCGGATAACCTTTTCAAGGATGGGTTATCTGGGAAACTATTGTTATGTTTCGTGCCCGAGACAAAGATAAAATCAGGAGAAAGCAATGAAAGTTTATTATGAAAAAGACGCTGATCTGAATCTGCTCAAAGATAAGACAGTTGCAATCATCGGTTACGGTAGTCAGGGGCATGCTCATGCACAGAATCTTCGCGATTCCGGGATTAAAGTTGTTGTAGGTCAGCGCCCCGGTGGAGCTAACTATGATCTGGCAAAAGAACATGGTTTTGAGCCTGTAAGTGCTGCAGAAGCAGCAGCGCAGGCTGATCTTATTATGATCCTTCTGCCCGATCAGGTTCAGGCTGAAGTTTACAAAAATGATATTGCTCCCAACCTTAAGCCCGGTAACATCCTCGCTTTCGGCCATGGTTTTAACATTCATTTTGAGCAGATTGTACCAACTCCAGATGTGGACGTAATCATGGCAGCTCCTAAAGGACCTGGTCATCTTGTTCGTCGTACTTACACTGAAGGCGGAGCTGTTCCTGCAATCATTGCTGTTCATCAGGACGCTTCTGGTAAAGCCTTTGACCTTGCTCTTGCTTACGCTAAAGGTATTGGCGCAACTCGTTCCGGCGTACTTGAAACCACTTTCCGTGAAGAAACTGAAACTGACCTTTTCGGTGAACAGGCTGTTCTTTGTGGTGGTCTTTCTGAGCTGATCAAAGCTGGTTTTGAAACTCTCGTAGAAGCTGGTTACAAACCTGAAATTGCATATTTTGAGTGTCTGCATGAATGCAAGCTTATTATCGATCTTATCTACGAAGGTGGTCTTGCAAAGATGCGCGATTCCATCTCTGATACTGCTGAGTACGGTGATCTGACTCGTGGCCCTCGTGTTATTAACGAAGAAAGCCGCAAAGAAATGAAAAAGATCCTTAAAGAAATCCAGCAGGGTGAGTTTGCAAAAGAATTCATCGTAGAAAATATGTCTGGAAAAGCTCATTTCAGCGCAATGCGTCGCATTAATGCTGAGCACCAGATCGAACAGGTTGGTGGTGAACTCCGTAAAATGATGAGCTGGCTTAAAAAATAAGTCGCTGCTTCTTTTTTAATATTTATAGGCTTGTGCAAAAAATAAGTATTTTACTTATATATTTTGCGCAGGCCTATTGCTCTTTTATCTGTTATGGGTTAAGGGGCATATTAGGATACCGGATATCAGCCGAATATCATAGATTGTCTGTATAGGTATTTTGTTGAATTATCCTAAGTCAGCGGGTTATACTGAATTTAGGATAGTTGGTCGTAGCGAATATGTAAATTCGAGGACGGCTGTCTGGTTTTGGTTTAAGTTTTAACGCTTTATGGAGTTTTGAGAAATGTCGAAAAACATTTACGTGGGTAATCTTCCTTGGAGTGCTTCTGAGGATGATGTAAAGGCCGCTTTTGAAGAGTTTGGTGAAGTTCTTACTGTCAAACTCATTACTGATCGTGAAACAGGCCGCCCCCGCGGATTCGGTTTTGTTGAAATGGAAGATGACGGCGCAATTCAGGCTATTGAAAGTCTTGATGGAAGTGATTTCGGTGGCCGTAATCTGAAAGTTAATGAAGCCCGTCCTCGTGAACCACGTCCTAGACGCTGGTAATTTGTTGCGATTTGGTATAAAGCCCTTTTGGGCTGGTGAGAAAATATTATTCTCATCAAAACCATTTTGTACCTAAGACAGTCTTGATGTTTCCCTCAGTAGGGAAGGGTCAACAATTGAGCCCGCTGTCGCATATGCGCAAGCGGGCTTTTTTACTTTGTAATTTATAAGATTTACGAGGAATGATTTTGGCTAAAGAAGAAGGAATTGCAGTTAATGGTACCGTGGAAGAAGCTCTTCCAAACGCAATGTTTCGTGTAGAGCTTGAAAACGGTCATGAAGTTCTTGCTCATATTTCAGGTAAAATGCGTAAATTCCGCATCAGAGTTATGCCCGGTGACAAAGTTACCGTTGAGCTTTCACCTTATGATCTTACTCGCGGCAGAATTACTTATCGTCCACGGTAATTAATAGCCCGAGATTTCACGATATACATTATCGATGGAATATCCCACACGGGGCTGGTATATAAAAGCCGGCCCCGTGGGTTAGTTGTTTAATTATTTGGACTGGTAGTCATTTTTAATGTCTACCAGCGGTGTGCCGTCTATTGCTTCTAGCGGGCTGACTTTTAGTATTAACCCATTTATTTCTGTTACAGTGACTTGGTGAATACCTATCGGGTTAGGGCGGTCAGGAGAACGTGTCGAAAAAACACCACGTTTTTGCCTTGATTCGTCTCCTCTAGGGTGTACTTTCAGGTAGTGTCTATCCGCAGCGTGAAGCCATGAAAGAAGAACAATCTTACTTCCCTCAATAAGACCATCCAGTGCGTCAGCAAATTCTTCGTTGATTTCAACGATGGCTTCAATACCACCTTCATTTCCCTGTTTAGGAGTTTCTGATCTTTTTTTAAATTCTGAGCGGATATAGCCGATAATTTTAAGTGTTGTATCCATAATTCCTCTGCATTATTCTGGGTTAACCAAAAAAATAAGACAACTAAAAGCGGAATGCATAATTTTTAAAATTTCGGAAATAATATAACTATAATACTACAGTAAAATTGGTTAATATTAAATGGTTTAAATTATATAGCTTCGTAATTGTCTCACATTAATTGTACTTATTTGATGTTTTTTTCGAAGATTTTTGATTCTGAATAATTTATGAAAAATGGTCAAATCCAGTCGCGGTATATTCATTTTCATTTAGAAAAAATTTGCCATTATTTGTGACTGTGCCTATTGCTTGTATCCCTTCAATCTCATTGCATAGTTCATCAAAATATTCAGCTGATGCTGCCCCGAATAAAGCATAGTCCTCTCCACCTTGATAGGCGTGTTCTGAAGGGGATATGAATTTTGATTTGGCATAGCTGATTATTTCTGAATGTAATGCTGATTCTGGCAGTGTTATGTCTGCACCGACGCAACCTTCACATTTAGCCAGAAAACGTGGCAGATCCCTCGCTAGGCCGTCTGACAGATCCATCAGACCTCGTATATGAGGAGATGCTGCCAGCTTAAGACCTGCTTCAACTCGCATTGCCGGTCTTAGGTGTGCTTTTACACATTCCGGATAGTTCTTTGCCGCAGCTGGGCCAAGCTCTTCAAGACTAAGTAATCCCGTTCGTGCCATGCCTGTCTGTCCATGTAGAAAGAGAATATCTCCTGGTCTGGCATTTCCACGTGTAAGAAATTTGCCGTGAGTTGCTGTTTCACCCCACACGGTAACTGAAATTCCAAGATATTGTCCTTTAGAAAGGTCCCCTCCAGCCAGAATTAGTCCGTTTTCCTTAGCTAGTGCCGACATGGTTTTGAAAAACGGCTCCCAGAAATTTGCTTCAAGATCTGGTGGAATAATCAGACCAAGTGCAAAACCGCGTGGCTGTCCGCCCATAGCGGCAATGTCACTAATATTTACAGCTAAAGATTTGTACCCGATATCAGCTGGCGAAAAGTAGGAGCGTCGAAAGTGTATATCCTCAAGGAAAAGATCTTTGCTGATACACAGTTCTTTGTCCGTACGCAGAATAGAGCTGTCATCGCCTCTTCCTAATGTTACATGTCCATTTTCAGCAGGGAAGTAAGTGTCTATTAATTTTAGAAAATCTTGCTCTGATCTTAAACTGGTCATACGGATTCCTAAAGAAGTTCAACAAAATCTTCTACAATAACCTTAGGTCCGAAACCGGGGAAATTGATGCGGAGTTTGTTGGGTTCGATTCGTTCTATAATTTTTCCCTTGCCGAATATTTTATGCTTGCAGTGGCCCATTTTCATATGTCCTGATTTTTTTGAACCTGCAGGGCTTGGGGATGATGAAGATGCTTTAGGAAATTCAATAGGAGTATTCTTCTTCAGATTCATGCCACCTGAGTATGACTCCTGTAGTTCATCAAAAAGAACCGTATCCAGCTCACGAACAAAAGGACTGGGAATAGCAGGTTCTGAAAAATCAGCATTCCTCATTTTGATTGATGCTGGTGCAGACATGATGAGTTCTTTGCGTGCCCGTGTGCAGGCAACATAAAGCAGTCGGCGCTCCTCTTCATATTCCAGAGGTTTTTGCATTGATTTTTTTGAAGGGAATCTATCTTCCACCAGATCAAGAATGATGACCGCATCCCACTCAAGTCCTTTTGCAGAGTGAATTGTGGAGAGGGTTACAGAATTTTCAACTTTTTCTTCTTCATTGTGTTGATCAGGATCAAGGCACATATCTGTAAGAAAATCCTGCAGATCATCGTAATTTGAGGCAATCTGACAGAGCTGTTCGATACCTGCTTCACGTCGAGGGTAATCATCTGGGTACTCTGCGATTAAAATCGGCTTGTAGAGAGGTATAATTATTTCAAGGCATGTTGCAGGCGATGAATTTTTTTTGCGTAGACCGTCAATATCTAAAAGAACTTCTTTCAGCAGGGGATATTTATTAACGAATTTTCCCATTGTCTTCTGGTCGCCGGAAATTACGCTATGGGCAATTTTTTGAGCTGTCTTTGGTCCGACGCCTTTAATGTGCCCAAGCGTACGCTGCCAGGCAATAATATCGGCCGGGTTTGTAATTAGACGCATGAATGCCAGTACATCTTTGATATGAGCGGCTTCGTTGAATTTGAGCCCTCCATACTTTTTGTAGCCAACACCAAGCCGCTTCAGCGCAACTTCCAGCCCGTAACTCTGATATCCAGCGCGAAAAAGTACAGCGACTTCTTCTGGGCCATGTTTTTTTTGTAACTCAATTATTTTGTCCAATATACGGTTTGACTGGCTGAAATCGCTGAGCGGGACCATTAATTGTGGTTTATTACCCCATGTTTTTTCAGTAAAAAGTTTTTTATCAAACTTAGTTGCTGCACCGTCCAGGATTGCGTTGGTCAGATCCAGTATCGGCTGGGTAGAGCGGTAGTTTTGTTCAAGACGCACAATTTTAACGTCTTCAAAAATTTCCGGAAATTTAAGAATATTAGTAACATCTGCACCGCGAAAAGAATATATTGACTGAGCATCATCACCGACGGCCATAACATTTCCATTTTCACCAGCCAGCAGTTTTACAATACGTGCCTGAACAAGATTGGTATCCTGATATTCGTCGACCATAATGTACTGATAGCGGCTGCGCAGTGAATTACGTAGAAATTTGTCTTTAGACAGCAGTTCTTCAAGATAGAACAACAGGTCATCATAATCCATGAGGCCGTGTTGCTTTTTGTAGATAGCGTATCCCTTGGCTATTTCTTCCATTTCTTGCGAATAGGTAGCAAGATGATATGCCTCAGTGTTAACCAGCGTTTCAATAGGTACTTCTTTGTTACGGGATTTAGTCACCATATCCAGCAGGGTAGCTTTTTTAGGGTATGAACGGTCTTTTTTTCCAAAACCGAGACTGTCTTTAACTTCTTTGACAACACCCTCGCAATCACTGCGGTCCATAAGATTAAAACCGTTTGGAAATCCTATTTCAGCTGCATTTTGTCGCAGGACTGAAAAGGCAAAAGCGTGGAAAGTTCCACCGTTTGTACCGTGAAGCGGCCTGCCAAGAATCTGCTCTGTTCGAGAAAGCATTTCCTGCGCTGCTTTGCGGGTAAACGTCATAAGCAGAATAGATTCAGGCGGTATGCCTTGTTCCACCAGCCATGCAAGTCTATAAACGATAGTTCGTGTTTTTCCACTGCCTGCTCCGGCTATAACCAGAACGGGTCCTTGCGGGTGGGTGGCAGCTTCAAACTGGGCAGCATTCAATTCATTTTTAAAATCTATCATATTTATATCTTAAGTAGTTATGACTTTTTCTTTAGAAATCAGTTTGTTATTTCTTTTGGCTCAAATAAGCTTTGTAAATGTTTTTTAAATTTCTAAAAAACTTTTGTACCGAT harbors:
- the thiL gene encoding thiamine-phosphate kinase, producing the protein MTSLRSEQDFLKLIDTYFPAENGHVTLGRGDDSSILRTDKELCISKDLFLEDIHFRRSYFSPADIGYKSLAVNISDIAAMGGQPRGFALGLIIPPDLEANFWEPFFKTMSALAKENGLILAGGDLSKGQYLGISVTVWGETATHGKFLTRGNARPGDILFLHGQTGMARTGLLSLEELGPAAAKNYPECVKAHLRPAMRVEAGLKLAASPHIRGLMDLSDGLARDLPRFLAKCEGCVGADITLPESALHSEIISYAKSKFISPSEHAYQGGEDYALFGAASAEYFDELCNEIEGIQAIGTVTNNGKFFLNENEYTATGFDHFS
- the ilvC gene encoding ketol-acid reductoisomerase, with product MKVYYEKDADLNLLKDKTVAIIGYGSQGHAHAQNLRDSGIKVVVGQRPGGANYDLAKEHGFEPVSAAEAAAQADLIMILLPDQVQAEVYKNDIAPNLKPGNILAFGHGFNIHFEQIVPTPDVDVIMAAPKGPGHLVRRTYTEGGAVPAIIAVHQDASGKAFDLALAYAKGIGATRSGVLETTFREETETDLFGEQAVLCGGLSELIKAGFETLVEAGYKPEIAYFECLHECKLIIDLIYEGGLAKMRDSISDTAEYGDLTRGPRVINEESRKEMKKILKEIQQGEFAKEFIVENMSGKAHFSAMRRINAEHQIEQVGGELRKMMSWLKK
- the infA gene encoding translation initiation factor IF-1, which encodes MAKEEGIAVNGTVEEALPNAMFRVELENGHEVLAHISGKMRKFRIRVMPGDKVTVELSPYDLTRGRITYRPR
- a CDS encoding DUF167 domain-containing protein, with the translated sequence MNEVITELPSYIRQCGSQSWKVSVWVQPGAKNVCIIGEYQDSVRVKINAPAVDNKANKALAKFIAARLGLKNRNISIASGQTNRKKVLLVESDVEPHWAGIIPSNA
- a CDS encoding YggT family protein — encoded protein: MDYVILAVAKVLSLVLNLYMWVVIISALLTWVNPDPYNPIVRFLRGVTEPVFAKVRQYLPFVNISGFDLSPIVVLLVIQMIDIILVGNLTRLAYGM
- the tsaA gene encoding tRNA (N6-threonylcarbamoyladenosine(37)-N6)-methyltransferase TrmO gives rise to the protein MDTTLKIIGYIRSEFKKRSETPKQGNEGGIEAIVEINEEFADALDGLIEGSKIVLLSWLHAADRHYLKVHPRGDESRQKRGVFSTRSPDRPNPIGIHQVTVTEINGLILKVSPLEAIDGTPLVDIKNDYQSK
- a CDS encoding RNA recognition motif domain-containing protein encodes the protein MSKNIYVGNLPWSASEDDVKAAFEEFGEVLTVKLITDRETGRPRGFGFVEMEDDGAIQAIESLDGSDFGGRNLKVNEARPREPRPRRW
- a CDS encoding DUF465 domain-containing protein — protein: MEQREIDLIENLVGQDSDISALWTQHNEYKKLIDKLEAKSFLSETEIQEVKALKKKKLAGKTKLQSLLDKHK
- a CDS encoding ATP-dependent helicase, with product MIDFKNELNAAQFEAATHPQGPVLVIAGAGSGKTRTIVYRLAWLVEQGIPPESILLMTFTRKAAQEMLSRTEQILGRPLHGTNGGTFHAFAFSVLRQNAAEIGFPNGFNLMDRSDCEGVVKEVKDSLGFGKKDRSYPKKATLLDMVTKSRNKEVPIETLVNTEAYHLATYSQEMEEIAKGYAIYKKQHGLMDYDDLLFYLEELLSKDKFLRNSLRSRYQYIMVDEYQDTNLVQARIVKLLAGENGNVMAVGDDAQSIYSFRGADVTNILKFPEIFEDVKIVRLEQNYRSTQPILDLTNAILDGAATKFDKKLFTEKTWGNKPQLMVPLSDFSQSNRILDKIIELQKKHGPEEVAVLFRAGYQSYGLEVALKRLGVGYKKYGGLKFNEAAHIKDVLAFMRLITNPADIIAWQRTLGHIKGVGPKTAQKIAHSVISGDQKTMGKFVNKYPLLKEVLLDIDGLRKKNSSPATCLEIIIPLYKPILIAEYPDDYPRREAGIEQLCQIASNYDDLQDFLTDMCLDPDQHNEEEKVENSVTLSTIHSAKGLEWDAVIILDLVEDRFPSKKSMQKPLEYEEERRLLYVACTRARKELIMSAPASIKMRNADFSEPAIPSPFVRELDTVLFDELQESYSGGMNLKKNTPIEFPKASSSSPSPAGSKKSGHMKMGHCKHKIFGKGKIIERIEPNKLRINFPGFGPKVIVEDFVELL
- the ilvN gene encoding acetolactate synthase small subunit; the protein is MRHTLSVTVENEPGVLSRVVGLFSGRGFNIESLNVAPTLEEGVSHMTISTIGEEQIIEQIVKQLRKLVTVIKVVDLTEHKSVEREMAILKVNAEDAKRAEILRIVDIFRCKVVDVSVDELSIEITGDNGKIEAIINLLSRFGIKEIARTGSVAMKRALQI
- the ilvB gene encoding biosynthetic-type acetolactate synthase large subunit — encoded protein: MELTGAQIFLECLKKEGVDVVFGFPGGAVIDIYDELPNYPFKHILVRHEQGAIHAADGYARATGDVGVCLVTSGPGATNTVTGIATAYMDSIPVVIFTGQVPTPLIGNDAFQEVDIVGITRPCTKHNYLVKDIKDLAFTVRQAFYLARTGRPGPVLVDLPKDIMQQKFEFVWPEDVSLRSYNPNLKPHTRQIKKVAKLIEKAERPLIYAGGGVISSGAEDELTWLAKSLNIPVTATLMGLGAFPGNDPLWLGMLGMHGTYAANMAINNADLVLAIGARFDDRVTGKVSTFAPKATLVHIDIDPTSIQKNVAVHVPLVADCKSALSALKSEMELKSKSIDWEVSHAVWVRQVQEWSEIHPLRYKKGSKFIKPQFVVEKVYEISNGDAIIATEVGQNQMWAAQFYKFKRSKSFLSSGGLGTMGYGFPAAIGAQMAFPDKLVVNIAGDGSIQMNIQEMMTAVCNNLPVKIVILNNGYLGMVRQWQELFYNRNYCETCMDAQPDFVKLAEAYGAAGFRVTEEKDVEPVLKEAFALNKPVIVDVRVDPEENVYPMVPAGASLTDMLLV
- a CDS encoding DivIVA domain-containing protein; the encoded protein is MSLSKIDLLNKKFSKSLFGYSKSEVDQLMIELADVLGSTADEKKQLLKKVGRRENTITEFRQREETLRDTLMTTQKMVDDLKAAARREAEVIINEAHSRAEVILQQAHNRLAQIHEDINELKRQRTRFEVELKALLESHLKTLEIGDPELEKVEAIESKLKFFKKAK